The following proteins are co-located in the Billgrantia tianxiuensis genome:
- a CDS encoding tetratricopeptide repeat protein produces MPTDRQGNALPGATAEAAELYARALEAFNLYRGDPVALLAQALEAAPDFSMARLFRAYLYALSTEPEATAAARADLVAAKASRLSEQEASHVVALEHLLAGEWSAAGCALDRHNMRYPHDLLALQAGHLADFYRANARDLRDRIARVLPKWSPDLPGYPIVLGMYAFGLEESGAYARAEETGRQALAMQQLDCWAHHAVAHVMEMQGRAEDGIGWMIAREPHWSGDDNFFQVHNWWHLALCRLDLGQDKEALALYDGPIRQGTSTMALDMVDASALLWRLQLTGQDVGTRWQELATAWDLHADGRLYPFNDWHAVMAYLGAGRNDQVERLLAALKADDAGREASAWARQIGLPLVEGFTAFWREDYEKAVERLHPVRFIANAFGGSHAQRDIIDWTLTEAALRGGYRDVAEGLAHERLAAKPHSPINRTFLRRANALGIPQRQVA; encoded by the coding sequence ATGCCAACCGATCGTCAAGGAAATGCCCTGCCGGGCGCCACCGCAGAAGCCGCCGAACTCTACGCACGCGCGCTGGAAGCCTTCAATCTCTATCGCGGCGACCCTGTCGCATTGCTGGCCCAGGCCCTCGAAGCGGCCCCGGATTTCAGCATGGCACGGCTATTTCGCGCCTATCTCTACGCGCTTTCCACCGAACCCGAAGCGACCGCCGCGGCCCGGGCCGATCTCGTCGCGGCCAAGGCGTCACGCCTGAGCGAGCAGGAGGCCTCGCATGTCGTCGCCCTGGAGCATCTGCTGGCCGGCGAGTGGAGCGCTGCCGGCTGCGCGTTGGATCGCCACAACATGCGCTATCCCCACGATCTCCTCGCCCTTCAGGCTGGCCATCTGGCCGATTTCTATCGCGCCAACGCCCGCGACCTTCGTGATCGCATCGCCCGGGTGCTGCCCAAGTGGTCACCCGACCTGCCCGGCTATCCGATCGTGCTCGGCATGTATGCCTTCGGCCTGGAGGAGAGTGGCGCCTATGCTCGGGCCGAGGAGACCGGACGCCAGGCCCTGGCCATGCAGCAGCTGGACTGCTGGGCCCATCATGCGGTCGCCCATGTCATGGAGATGCAGGGCCGCGCCGAGGATGGCATCGGCTGGATGATCGCCCGTGAACCCCATTGGTCAGGTGACGACAACTTCTTCCAGGTGCACAACTGGTGGCATCTTGCCCTGTGCCGCCTCGACCTTGGCCAGGACAAGGAGGCGCTGGCGCTCTACGACGGCCCCATCCGCCAAGGCACCAGCACCATGGCGCTGGACATGGTCGATGCCTCGGCCCTGCTCTGGCGATTGCAGTTGACCGGCCAGGACGTCGGCACGCGCTGGCAGGAACTGGCCACCGCCTGGGACCTGCACGCCGACGGACGACTCTACCCGTTCAATGACTGGCATGCGGTGATGGCCTATCTCGGAGCGGGCCGCAACGACCAGGTGGAGCGCCTGCTGGCTGCCCTCAAGGCCGATGACGCCGGCCGGGAAGCGAGCGCCTGGGCCAGGCAGATCGGTCTGCCGTTGGTGGAGGGATTCACGGCATTCTGGCGGGAAGACTATGAAAAGGCGGTCGAGCGGCTACATCCGGTACGCTTCATCGCCAACGCCTTCGGCGGCAGCCACGCGCAGCGCGACATCATCGACTGGACCCTGACGGAGGCCGCCTTGCGCGGAGGCTATCGCGACGTGGCCGAGGGGCTGGCCCACGAGCGCCTTGCCGCCAAGCCGCACAGCCCGATCAATCGCACCTTCCTGAGGCGCGCCAACGCTCTCGGTATTCCTCAGCGCCAGGTCGCCTGA
- a CDS encoding AraC family transcriptional regulator, giving the protein MEASLEVLRTIRLTGGIFLDAEFTAPWCVNAQVTPDDCHPLAPASRSIIAYHYVSAGRLWLQVGEAEPAEVAAGQLVVLPRNDPHILGSGLDYPPIAADALMQATFDHGVTRIVHGGGGEATRVWCGFLLSETTTDPLVGLLPSVMTLDMAQGMAGPWIESSFRFAVGELAAGEVRSPTLLARLAELLFIEAVQHYVAGLPAEQRRWLGGLHNPFVSRALTKLHDEPERHWTTEALAQEVGLSRSAFAERFTELVGVPPMRYLTGLRMQRAAQRLRETPTSIARVAEDAGYESEASFTKAFKRAFGMPPATWRREQQGGVGTTQRYTEQGE; this is encoded by the coding sequence ATGGAGGCATCTCTCGAGGTACTGCGTACGATTCGCCTGACCGGCGGCATCTTTCTCGATGCGGAGTTCACTGCGCCCTGGTGCGTTAACGCCCAGGTGACGCCTGACGACTGCCACCCCTTGGCCCCGGCATCCCGCTCGATCATTGCCTATCACTACGTCAGCGCGGGGCGGCTGTGGCTGCAAGTAGGTGAAGCGGAGCCGGCTGAAGTCGCGGCCGGGCAGCTGGTAGTGCTGCCGCGCAACGATCCGCACATATTGGGCAGCGGTCTGGACTATCCCCCTATTGCTGCCGATGCGTTGATGCAGGCGACCTTCGATCACGGCGTGACGCGCATCGTCCACGGCGGCGGTGGCGAGGCGACACGCGTGTGGTGCGGATTTCTGCTCAGCGAGACGACCACCGATCCATTGGTCGGCCTGTTGCCGAGCGTCATGACCCTCGACATGGCCCAGGGCATGGCGGGCCCCTGGATCGAGAGTTCCTTTCGCTTTGCTGTCGGTGAGCTTGCCGCCGGCGAGGTGCGGTCGCCCACCTTGCTTGCCAGGTTGGCCGAGCTACTGTTCATCGAAGCCGTGCAGCACTATGTCGCCGGCCTGCCCGCAGAGCAGCGGCGCTGGCTGGGCGGGCTGCACAATCCCTTCGTCAGCCGCGCGTTGACGAAGCTGCACGACGAGCCAGAGCGGCACTGGACGACGGAGGCGCTGGCGCAGGAGGTGGGGCTGTCGCGTTCCGCTTTTGCCGAGCGCTTCACCGAGCTGGTGGGAGTGCCGCCGATGCGCTATCTCACCGGATTGCGCATGCAACGGGCGGCCCAGCGCCTGCGGGAAACTCCAACGTCGATTGCACGGGTCGCCGAGGATGCCGGCTACGAGTCGGAGGCCTCCTTCACCAAGGCGTTCAAGCGCGCCTTCGGTATGCCGCCGGCGACTTGGAGAAGAGAGCAGCAAGGGGGAGTGGGAACCACCCAGCGATACACGGAGCAAGGAGAATGA
- a CDS encoding nucleoside deaminase translates to MLSPDDLRHLQRCVELATEALDKGDEPFGSVLVDGDGRVLAEGHNQVASGDRTRHPEFELARWAAANMSPAARAAATVYTSGEHCPMCAAAHGWVGLGRIVYASSSEQLSGWLAELGAPAAPVRSLPIQEVAPGVIVEGPAPGLAERIRELHYRFYGQQSRLTPLSSKSLSSK, encoded by the coding sequence ATGCTGAGCCCTGACGATCTGCGCCACCTTCAGCGCTGTGTCGAACTGGCCACCGAGGCTCTCGATAAGGGCGATGAGCCATTTGGCTCGGTACTCGTCGATGGCGATGGACGGGTGTTGGCCGAGGGGCACAACCAGGTGGCTTCCGGTGACAGAACTCGCCACCCCGAATTCGAACTGGCGCGCTGGGCGGCGGCAAACATGAGCCCGGCAGCGCGTGCCGCGGCTACCGTTTATACCTCAGGGGAGCACTGTCCGATGTGCGCCGCGGCACATGGCTGGGTCGGGCTGGGGCGTATCGTTTACGCCAGTTCCTCCGAGCAGCTGTCCGGCTGGCTCGCTGAGCTGGGTGCTCCTGCAGCCCCCGTTCGCTCCCTGCCGATTCAGGAAGTCGCGCCGGGCGTTATCGTGGAAGGGCCGGCGCCTGGGCTGGCAGAGCGGATCCGTGAGCTACACTATCGCTTCTATGGGCAGCAATCGCGCCTGACACCCTTGTCGTCGAAGTCCTTGTCGTCGAAGTAG
- a CDS encoding septal ring lytic transglycosylase RlpA family protein codes for MGAQPKKLLAFCLAGWFAVFVTNAWAHEVDAQEEGIASYYSDRFQGATTASGEPFDQQALTAAHPSLPLGTKVVVTRADTGQEVEVLINDRGPFVEGRIIDLSKRAARELGMLHRGTVPVMVTAVQ; via the coding sequence ATGGGAGCTCAACCCAAAAAGTTGCTCGCATTTTGCCTGGCAGGATGGTTCGCGGTATTCGTAACCAACGCCTGGGCTCATGAAGTCGACGCTCAGGAAGAAGGCATCGCCTCCTACTACAGCGACCGCTTCCAGGGCGCCACTACTGCCAGTGGCGAACCCTTCGATCAGCAGGCCCTGACCGCCGCCCACCCCAGTCTTCCCCTCGGTACCAAGGTGGTCGTCACACGGGCGGATACCGGCCAGGAAGTCGAGGTCCTGATCAACGATCGCGGCCCCTTCGTCGAGGGACGCATCATCGACCTCTCCAAGCGCGCGGCACGCGAACTCGGCATGCTCCATCGCGGCACCGTGCCGGTCATGGTCACTGCCGTACAGTAG
- a CDS encoding diguanylate cyclase, whose amino-acid sequence MAVALVLDAALAINGLVPERAALFPNATAFLDTLAADMQPTGIAGFASGIALTLLLLLPMHHVYRTREARLLQERERLAAHNAKLVRQAASDGLLGIANRREFERVLKLEWLRAARERQPLSLLMIDIDYFKRFNDTYGHQAGDTCLREVAKVLRAAAARPGDLVARYGGEEMALLMPHTGMEGALRMAERIHTMLEDRALPFSASPVAEHVTVSIGVSSMLPVRHANRSVLISQADEGLYAAKEGGRNRTEAVPNLRLIAPEEATPLQSASRA is encoded by the coding sequence TTGGCTGTCGCCCTGGTGCTCGATGCCGCACTTGCCATCAACGGCCTGGTACCCGAGAGGGCCGCACTCTTTCCCAACGCTACCGCTTTTCTGGATACACTGGCGGCCGACATGCAGCCTACCGGTATCGCCGGCTTCGCCAGCGGCATCGCTCTGACGCTGCTGCTGTTGCTGCCGATGCACCATGTCTACCGCACCCGCGAAGCACGCCTGCTACAGGAACGCGAGCGCCTTGCGGCCCACAACGCGAAGCTCGTTCGCCAGGCTGCCAGCGATGGCCTGCTGGGTATCGCCAACCGCCGCGAATTCGAACGTGTATTGAAGCTGGAGTGGCTCCGCGCGGCGCGCGAGCGTCAGCCCTTGAGCCTGCTGATGATCGATATCGACTACTTCAAACGCTTCAACGATACCTACGGTCACCAGGCCGGCGACACCTGCCTGCGCGAAGTGGCCAAGGTGCTGCGCGCCGCCGCCGCCCGGCCAGGAGACCTCGTTGCCCGCTATGGCGGTGAGGAAATGGCACTGCTGATGCCGCATACCGGTATGGAAGGCGCCCTGCGCATGGCCGAGCGAATCCATACCATGCTGGAGGATCGCGCCCTGCCTTTTTCCGCTTCTCCCGTGGCTGAGCATGTCACGGTCAGTATCGGCGTCTCCTCGATGCTGCCGGTACGCCACGCCAACCGTTCCGTCCTGATCAGCCAGGCCGACGAAGGGCTCTACGCAGCGAAGGAGGGTGGACGCAATCGCACGGAGGCCGTGCCGAACCTGCGGCTCATCGCTCCCGAAGAAGCAACCCCCTTGCAATCCGCGAGCCGCGCCTAG
- a CDS encoding HIT family protein, whose translation MASVFTRIIHGELPGEFVWSDEQCVAIMTLNPMKPGHLLVIPREEIDHWDDMPVDLSAHLMTVSQRLAKALKRAFPCERVGMMIVGLEVPHVHLHLVPIDAMQDIRLEGLPQARPEQLAEHADRIRGAL comes from the coding sequence ATGGCAAGTGTCTTTACCCGTATCATTCACGGCGAGCTGCCCGGTGAATTCGTCTGGTCCGACGAGCAATGCGTCGCCATCATGACCCTCAACCCCATGAAGCCTGGCCATCTGCTGGTGATCCCACGCGAGGAGATCGACCATTGGGATGACATGCCAGTGGATCTGAGCGCTCATCTCATGACGGTATCGCAAAGGCTGGCCAAGGCCCTCAAGCGGGCTTTCCCCTGCGAACGCGTGGGAATGATGATCGTCGGACTCGAGGTTCCTCATGTGCACCTGCATCTGGTTCCGATCGATGCGATGCAGGACATCCGGCTCGAAGGCTTGCCCCAGGCCCGGCCGGAACAGCTGGCGGAGCATGCCGACCGCATCCGTGGCGCGCTCTAG
- a CDS encoding nuclear transport factor 2 family protein gives MHEKLLETRRQWYAAYIEGNVGQLDHIESDDFVLINEAGLQGKLDQLGNIAEAVAAGQWFARGSRAEDVTLRVLPLDDVVSIYGQGRIAEHDRSRPWLHFSELWCKENGEWRVLTLHFTTASAAA, from the coding sequence GTGCACGAAAAACTGCTAGAGACGCGTCGGCAATGGTATGCCGCCTATATCGAAGGTAACGTCGGCCAGCTCGATCACATCGAGAGCGATGATTTCGTGTTGATCAATGAGGCGGGCCTGCAGGGTAAGCTGGATCAGCTCGGCAACATCGCCGAGGCCGTGGCGGCCGGCCAGTGGTTCGCCCGCGGCAGTCGCGCCGAGGATGTCACCCTGAGGGTCCTGCCGTTGGACGATGTGGTGTCGATCTACGGACAGGGACGAATCGCTGAGCACGACCGGTCTCGGCCATGGCTTCATTTCAGTGAGCTATGGTGCAAGGAAAACGGGGAATGGCGGGTGCTGACGTTGCATTTCACGACAGCTTCCGCCGCGGCATGA
- a CDS encoding glycerophosphodiester phosphodiesterase family protein encodes MKKTLPTLACLGALVAVPAFAQETAGNAPEWNDALLDAARQVTLGPRPLFLLNDMSEETERERELKAELLECAAQHTDWQAADLAIAHRGAPLQFPEHTLESYLAGVQGGAGIVECDVTFTSDNELVCRHSQCDLHYTTNIVETELAQKCSVPPEIDSESGELTNAAEIRCCTSDITLAEFRTLRGTMEGANREARSLEEYLAGTPGWRTDLYATRGTLMSHADTIALFQELGVKMTPELKAPDVEMPFNGMSQEDYAQKMIDEYKSAGVSPSDVFAQSFNLDDVLYWIENEPEFGQQAVYLDGRYDDEGFDHTVPDTWSPSMEELAERGVRILAPPTWMLLAANPGFGDGDQRIVPSEYAERAREAGLELITWTLERSGPLAEGGQWYHQTTEEVIRREGDKLITLDTLVQDVGVIGIFSDWPATVSFYANCVQPRS; translated from the coding sequence ATGAAAAAAACACTTCCCACCCTGGCCTGCCTGGGAGCGCTGGTCGCCGTACCGGCCTTCGCTCAAGAGACTGCCGGGAACGCCCCCGAGTGGAACGATGCCCTGCTCGACGCCGCACGCCAGGTAACGCTCGGCCCGCGCCCCCTGTTTCTGCTCAACGACATGAGCGAAGAGACCGAGCGTGAACGTGAACTCAAGGCCGAATTGCTCGAATGTGCCGCCCAGCACACCGACTGGCAGGCTGCCGATCTAGCCATCGCCCATCGCGGTGCACCGCTGCAGTTCCCCGAGCACACCCTCGAGTCCTACCTGGCCGGCGTTCAAGGCGGTGCCGGTATCGTCGAGTGCGACGTCACCTTCACCAGCGACAATGAGCTGGTGTGTCGCCACTCCCAGTGCGACCTGCACTACACCACCAATATCGTGGAAACCGAGCTGGCCCAGAAGTGCAGCGTGCCGCCGGAAATCGATAGCGAAAGCGGCGAGCTGACCAATGCCGCCGAGATCCGCTGTTGTACCAGCGACATCACCCTGGCCGAATTCCGCACCCTGCGCGGCACCATGGAAGGCGCCAACCGGGAGGCGCGCAGCCTCGAGGAGTACCTGGCTGGGACTCCCGGCTGGCGCACCGACCTCTACGCCACGCGCGGCACCCTGATGAGCCATGCCGACACCATTGCACTGTTTCAGGAACTCGGTGTGAAGATGACCCCGGAGCTCAAGGCACCCGACGTCGAAATGCCCTTCAACGGCATGAGCCAGGAGGATTACGCGCAGAAGATGATCGACGAATACAAGTCAGCGGGCGTGTCGCCCAGCGATGTCTTCGCCCAGTCCTTCAATCTCGACGATGTGCTCTACTGGATCGAGAACGAACCTGAGTTCGGCCAGCAGGCGGTGTATCTGGACGGCCGCTACGACGATGAGGGCTTCGACCACACCGTCCCCGACACCTGGTCGCCGAGCATGGAAGAGTTGGCCGAACGGGGCGTTCGCATTCTGGCCCCGCCCACCTGGATGCTGCTGGCCGCCAACCCGGGGTTCGGTGATGGCGACCAGCGTATCGTGCCATCCGAGTATGCCGAACGGGCCCGCGAAGCGGGGCTGGAGCTGATCACCTGGACGCTGGAACGCTCGGGCCCGTTGGCCGAAGGTGGACAGTGGTATCACCAAACCACCGAGGAGGTGATACGCCGCGAAGGCGATAAGCTGATCACCCTCGATACGCTGGTTCAGGATGTCGGTGTCATTGGCATATTCAGCGACTGGCCCGCCACCGTGAGCTTTTACGCCAATTGCGTTCAACCGCGCAGCTGA
- a CDS encoding LysE family transporter: MADERHHVTAFATGVAGLTAMSLVSNRAFPRHSHDQYGIGLICAGGHRSWSGAGRVDAVTGDIITVNPGEMHDGAPLGSASRAWHMLYFDPGLIREIFDGEYTSAELARPALDDPLLRRLMGRLFQHLAAAPDDSLAVEEHCQALLGAAFSRHGSRRPSASHSIPNAIARVRQRLDDAPHASATLGELAAMAGLSRYQLLRSFARTLGTTPHAYLLQRRVLMARSLIADGHSLSQAALAAGFSDQSHMSRAFTRQLGLPRAATAARSFLRDLQFRSRNGPHGSATIASSRYRSPTMTLDYLLTSLVVVAAPGTGVLYTLATGLTHGTRASIIAALGCALGIVPHMLAAITGLASLLQASATAFQLLKLLGIAYLLYIAFSVMNSRGETLPTAALAPLPARQLIVTGVLLNLLNPKLTLFFFAFLPQFVDAGTAPLMSMIQLSLAFMLMTFAVFIVYGVGAATARQRILARPSVLTWLRRGFAAGFLAMAARLALTER, from the coding sequence ATGGCAGATGAGCGACATCACGTTACCGCGTTTGCCACCGGAGTTGCCGGGCTCACGGCCATGAGCCTGGTCTCGAACCGTGCCTTTCCCCGCCATTCCCATGACCAGTACGGCATCGGGCTCATCTGTGCCGGCGGACATCGCTCCTGGAGCGGTGCCGGCCGGGTCGATGCCGTGACGGGCGATATCATCACGGTCAATCCGGGTGAGATGCACGACGGTGCCCCGCTAGGCAGCGCTTCGCGTGCCTGGCACATGCTCTATTTCGATCCCGGCCTGATCCGGGAAATCTTCGACGGCGAGTATACCTCGGCCGAACTGGCCCGCCCGGCTCTGGACGATCCCCTGCTACGCAGGCTCATGGGTCGGCTGTTTCAGCATCTCGCCGCAGCGCCGGACGACTCCCTGGCCGTGGAAGAACATTGCCAAGCGCTGCTCGGGGCAGCCTTCTCGCGCCATGGCTCGAGGCGTCCCTCGGCTTCCCATAGCATACCGAACGCCATCGCCAGAGTACGCCAGCGCCTCGACGACGCCCCTCACGCCTCTGCCACCCTGGGCGAGCTTGCCGCCATGGCGGGCCTGAGCCGCTACCAGTTGCTGCGCAGCTTTGCCCGCACGCTGGGGACCACGCCCCATGCCTACCTGCTGCAACGACGGGTACTGATGGCCAGGAGCCTGATCGCCGACGGACATTCGCTGAGCCAGGCGGCCCTGGCAGCAGGCTTCTCCGACCAGAGCCATATGAGCCGAGCCTTTACCCGCCAGCTCGGCCTCCCCCGGGCCGCTACCGCCGCGCGCTCTTTCCTGCGTGACCTGCAATTTCGTTCAAGAAACGGCCCCCATGGTAGCGCCACGATAGCGTCGAGTCGTTATCGGAGCCCTACCATGACACTGGACTACCTGTTGACCTCGCTGGTCGTCGTCGCCGCACCCGGCACCGGTGTGCTCTATACCCTCGCCACCGGGCTCACACATGGCACGCGCGCCAGCATCATCGCGGCGCTCGGCTGCGCTCTCGGCATCGTGCCGCACATGCTCGCGGCCATCACCGGCCTGGCTTCGCTGCTGCAGGCGAGCGCGACAGCGTTCCAACTACTCAAGCTGCTGGGCATTGCCTACCTGCTCTACATCGCCTTTAGCGTGATGAACTCGCGGGGGGAGACGCTACCCACCGCCGCCCTCGCCCCTCTTCCCGCCAGGCAGCTGATCGTCACCGGCGTGCTGCTCAATCTACTCAATCCCAAGCTCACCCTGTTCTTCTTCGCCTTCCTACCGCAGTTCGTCGACGCCGGCACCGCCCCGCTCATGTCCATGATCCAACTGAGCCTCGCCTTCATGCTAATGACATTTGCCGTGTTTATCGTCTACGGCGTCGGTGCGGCCACTGCACGTCAGCGGATCCTGGCTCGCCCGTCCGTGCTGACCTGGCTGCGGCGCGGTTTCGCCGCGGGTTTTCTCGCCATGGCGGCGCGTCTGGCCCTGACCGAGCGCTAG